A genomic region of Xanthomonas campestris pv. phormiicola contains the following coding sequences:
- a CDS encoding efflux transporter outer membrane subunit, whose translation MSAGSSRLLAATCCAALAACSMAPHYARPAPPVPPQFDAAGSATPGAGAALAMPDWREVFLDPRLRQVIALGLENNRDLRVAMLDIDKARAQYRIQRAALAPSLDANASSSRQRTSASASDSGQAQTGSSDTLQVGISSWELDLFGRVRSLKDEALETWLASAETQRSVRLSLIGEIADDWLAVGADQQLLALAQQTLDSQEQTLRRSRAQHDNGIGSGLDLAQIQSSVEAARVDVARDATQLAQARDALQLVVGAPVDAALLAGSDAFDRSVALAPLPAGLDAAVLLQRPDVLAAEHALQAANADIGAARAAFFPTVSLTASTGRSSDALSTLFAAGSRTWSFVPSIALPIFHAGALKASLDVSKIGKNIAVAQYEKAIQSAFRDVADALAQRDHLAAQLSAQQALVDAVRRSHTLAEARYRAGVDDYLQVLDAQRSLYAAQQDLIGLRLQDDSNRVALYTALGGGADAGAAGPASADR comes from the coding sequence ATGAGCGCAGGGTCGTCCCGCCTGCTGGCCGCGACGTGCTGCGCGGCGCTGGCCGCGTGCAGCATGGCCCCGCACTACGCGCGCCCGGCGCCGCCGGTGCCGCCGCAGTTCGACGCCGCGGGCAGCGCCACGCCCGGTGCCGGCGCGGCGCTGGCGATGCCGGACTGGCGCGAGGTGTTCCTCGATCCGCGCCTGCGCCAGGTCATCGCGCTGGGGTTGGAGAACAATCGCGACCTGCGCGTGGCCATGCTCGACATCGACAAGGCGCGCGCGCAGTACCGGATCCAGCGCGCCGCGCTGGCGCCTTCGCTGGATGCCAATGCCAGCAGCAGCCGCCAGCGGACCAGCGCCAGCGCCAGCGACAGCGGGCAGGCGCAGACCGGCAGCAGCGACACGCTGCAGGTCGGCATCAGCAGCTGGGAACTGGACCTGTTCGGGCGCGTGCGCAGCCTCAAGGACGAGGCCCTGGAAACCTGGCTGGCCAGTGCCGAGACGCAACGCAGCGTGCGCCTGAGCCTGATCGGCGAGATCGCCGACGACTGGCTTGCGGTCGGCGCCGACCAGCAACTGCTGGCCCTGGCGCAGCAGACCCTGGACAGCCAGGAGCAGACGCTCAGGCGCAGCCGCGCCCAGCACGACAACGGGATCGGCTCCGGGCTGGACCTGGCGCAGATCCAGAGCAGCGTGGAAGCGGCCCGCGTCGATGTGGCGCGCGATGCCACCCAGCTCGCCCAGGCCCGCGATGCGCTGCAACTGGTGGTCGGCGCGCCGGTGGACGCCGCGCTGCTCGCCGGGTCCGACGCGTTCGACCGCAGCGTGGCCCTGGCCCCGCTGCCGGCAGGACTGGATGCCGCGGTGCTGCTGCAACGCCCCGACGTGCTCGCCGCCGAGCATGCGCTGCAGGCGGCCAATGCCGACATCGGCGCCGCGCGCGCGGCGTTCTTCCCGACCGTCTCGCTGACCGCCTCCACCGGCCGCAGCAGCGACGCGCTGTCCACGCTGTTCGCGGCGGGCTCGCGGACCTGGTCGTTCGTGCCCAGCATCGCCCTGCCGATCTTCCACGCCGGCGCGCTGAAGGCTTCCTTGGACGTATCGAAGATCGGCAAGAACATCGCCGTGGCGCAATACGAGAAGGCCATCCAGAGCGCCTTCCGCGACGTCGCCGATGCGCTGGCGCAGCGCGACCACCTCGCGGCGCAGCTGAGCGCGCAACAGGCGTTGGTGGACGCGGTGCGACGCAGCCACACGCTGGCCGAGGCGCGCTACCGCGCCGGCGTGGACGACTACCTGCAGGTGCTGGATGCGCAGCGTTCGCTGTATGCCGCGCAGCAGGACCTGATCGGCTTGCGGCTGCAGGACGACAGCAACCGGGTCGCGCTGTACACGGCGCTCGGCGGCGGCGCGGATGCGGGCGCGGCAGGCCCCGCATCGGCAGATCGATGA
- a CDS encoding multidrug efflux RND transporter permease subunit, translating to MSRFFVNHPVVAWVMAIVIVLVGMLAIHALPVERYPQMAPPTITVRASYTGASAQTVENTVTQLIEQSQQSLDHLLYMTSTSASDGSAQVNLVFETGTNADTAQVQVQNQLQSVMSVLPQDVQQNGIVITKSSGSLFEVVAFTSDDGSMDNFDVANYMESNIDDQISRVSGVGNIQPMGSEYAMRIWLDPEKLRKYALMPSDVENALQAQNTDVSAGEIGGQPAPRGQRLDATVTTRSRLHTPAQFGAIVLKSGPGGAAVHLSDVASIGLGPETYDSITRFNGKPSASLGIELNADANAVETSRAIDARLQELKQYWPHGYTYHIAFSTTPFVTTSIKEVVITLVEAVLLVVAVMYLFLQNWRATLVPTIAVPVVLMGTFGVLAAFGYSINTLTMFAMVLAIGLLVDDAIVVVENVERVMSQEGLPPKQATLRSMQQIGGALVGIVLVLTAVFVPMAFFNGVTGVIYRQFSITIAASMILSVLVAMTLTPALCVTILKPLHQGEEPIGSHGRLGRFFVWFNTRFRALSERYRALVERLLGRRALGLLAYALLLGVTGVLLWRLPGAFLPDEDEGMLNVLVKLPAGATLEQTLAVTDRLTRAALHEPGVRSVLSSAGFSVTGAGQNVGMAFVRLKDWDDREDDADTIAAHLNKALADVPDAELFVTSPPAISGLGDASGFTFELMDYEGAGHAALVNARDKLLRLAGHDPRLRDVRYASLEDAPVYAVKIDDDKAQALGVDPGDINATLNSALGGDFVNNFIYKGRIKKVFVQGDAEARMAPQDLQRWTVRNASGDMVPMSAFTTSHWTSAPAALERYNGVSAMELTGQAVPGVSSGAAMDAMAALSKQLPHGFGYAWSDMAYQEKLSANQAPALYAISLLFVFLCLVALYESWTIPFAVMLAVPVGVFGAALLMTVRGLQNDVYFQVGLLTTVGLAAKNGILIVEFARELEQRGESLLAATLHAVQMRLRPILMTSLAFLLGVLPLVFSHGAGSAARHSLGTGVTGGTLASITLGLFFVPLFYVIVRSVFPGSKHPPLEATP from the coding sequence ATGTCGCGTTTCTTCGTCAACCACCCGGTGGTGGCCTGGGTCATGGCCATCGTGATCGTCCTGGTCGGCATGCTGGCCATCCACGCGCTGCCGGTCGAGCGCTATCCGCAGATGGCGCCGCCGACCATCACCGTGCGCGCCAGCTACACTGGCGCCTCGGCGCAGACCGTGGAGAACACCGTCACCCAGCTGATCGAGCAGTCGCAGCAGAGCCTGGACCACCTGCTGTACATGACCTCGACCAGCGCCTCGGACGGCAGCGCGCAGGTCAACCTGGTGTTCGAGACCGGCACCAATGCCGACACCGCGCAGGTGCAGGTGCAGAACCAGCTGCAGTCGGTGATGTCGGTGCTGCCGCAGGATGTGCAGCAGAACGGCATCGTCATCACCAAGTCCAGCGGCTCGCTGTTCGAGGTGGTGGCGTTCACCTCCGACGACGGCAGCATGGACAACTTCGATGTCGCCAACTACATGGAATCGAACATCGACGACCAGATCAGCCGGGTCAGCGGCGTGGGCAACATCCAGCCGATGGGCTCGGAGTACGCCATGCGCATCTGGCTGGATCCGGAGAAGCTGCGCAAGTACGCGCTGATGCCCTCGGACGTGGAGAACGCGCTGCAGGCGCAGAACACCGACGTGTCGGCCGGCGAGATCGGCGGCCAGCCGGCGCCGCGCGGGCAACGCCTGGATGCGACCGTGACCACGCGCAGCCGCCTGCACACGCCGGCGCAGTTCGGCGCGATCGTGCTCAAGAGCGGTCCCGGCGGCGCGGCGGTGCACCTGTCCGACGTGGCCAGTATCGGCCTGGGCCCGGAAACCTACGACAGCATCACCCGCTTCAACGGCAAGCCGTCGGCCTCGCTGGGCATCGAATTGAACGCCGACGCCAACGCGGTGGAAACGTCCAGGGCGATCGACGCGCGCCTGCAGGAGCTCAAGCAGTACTGGCCGCACGGCTACACCTACCACATCGCCTTCAGCACCACCCCGTTCGTGACCACCTCGATCAAGGAAGTGGTCATCACCCTGGTCGAGGCGGTGCTGCTGGTGGTGGCGGTGATGTACCTGTTCCTGCAGAACTGGCGCGCCACGCTGGTCCCGACCATCGCCGTGCCGGTGGTGCTGATGGGCACCTTCGGCGTGCTGGCCGCGTTCGGCTACTCGATCAACACCCTGACCATGTTCGCGATGGTGCTGGCGATCGGCCTGCTGGTGGACGACGCCATCGTGGTGGTGGAGAACGTGGAGCGGGTCATGAGCCAGGAAGGGCTGCCGCCGAAGCAGGCGACGCTGCGCTCGATGCAGCAGATCGGCGGCGCGCTGGTCGGCATCGTGCTGGTGCTGACCGCGGTGTTCGTGCCGATGGCCTTCTTCAACGGCGTCACCGGGGTGATCTACCGCCAGTTCTCGATCACCATCGCCGCCTCGATGATCCTGTCGGTGCTGGTGGCGATGACCCTGACCCCGGCGCTGTGCGTGACCATCCTCAAGCCGCTGCACCAGGGCGAGGAACCGATCGGTTCGCATGGCCGCCTCGGCCGGTTCTTCGTCTGGTTCAACACGCGCTTCCGTGCTCTGTCCGAGCGCTACCGTGCGCTGGTCGAGCGGCTGCTGGGCCGGCGCGCGCTGGGCCTGCTCGCCTACGCGCTGCTGCTGGGCGTCACCGGCGTGCTGCTGTGGCGCCTGCCCGGCGCGTTCCTGCCCGACGAGGACGAGGGCATGCTCAACGTGCTGGTCAAGCTGCCGGCCGGCGCCACCCTGGAGCAGACCCTGGCGGTGACCGACCGCCTGACCAGGGCCGCGCTGCATGAACCGGGCGTGCGCTCGGTGCTGTCCTCGGCCGGCTTCAGCGTGACCGGCGCCGGCCAGAACGTCGGCATGGCCTTCGTCCGCCTCAAGGACTGGGACGACCGCGAGGACGACGCCGACACCATCGCCGCGCATCTCAACAAGGCCCTGGCCGACGTGCCCGACGCGGAGCTGTTCGTGACCTCGCCGCCGGCCATCAGCGGGCTCGGCGACGCCTCCGGCTTCACCTTCGAGCTGATGGACTACGAAGGCGCCGGCCACGCCGCCCTGGTGAACGCGCGCGACAAGCTGCTGCGCCTGGCCGGGCACGATCCCAGGCTGCGCGACGTGCGCTACGCCAGCCTGGAGGACGCGCCGGTCTATGCGGTCAAGATCGACGACGACAAGGCGCAGGCGCTGGGCGTGGACCCGGGCGACATCAACGCCACGCTCAACAGCGCGCTCGGCGGCGACTTCGTCAACAACTTCATCTACAAGGGCCGGATCAAGAAGGTGTTCGTGCAGGGCGACGCCGAGGCGCGCATGGCGCCGCAGGACCTGCAGCGCTGGACGGTGCGCAACGCCAGCGGCGACATGGTGCCGATGTCCGCCTTCACCACCTCGCACTGGACCAGCGCGCCGGCCGCGCTGGAGCGCTACAACGGCGTGTCGGCGATGGAACTGACCGGGCAGGCGGTGCCTGGCGTCAGCTCCGGCGCGGCGATGGACGCGATGGCCGCACTGAGCAAGCAGCTGCCGCACGGCTTCGGCTATGCGTGGTCGGACATGGCCTACCAGGAGAAGCTGTCGGCCAACCAGGCGCCGGCGCTGTACGCGATCTCGCTGCTGTTCGTGTTCCTGTGCCTGGTGGCGCTGTACGAAAGCTGGACGATCCCGTTCGCGGTGATGCTGGCGGTGCCGGTGGGCGTGTTCGGCGCGGCGCTGTTGATGACCGTGCGCGGCCTGCAGAACGACGTGTACTTCCAGGTCGGCCTGCTGACCACGGTCGGCCTGGCGGCCAAGAACGGCATCCTGATCGTCGAGTTCGCGCGCGAGCTGGAGCAGCGCGGCGAAAGCCTGCTGGCGGCCACCCTGCACGCGGTGCAGATGCGCCTGCGGCCGATCCTGATGACCTCGCTGGCGTTCCTGCTCGGTGTGCTGCCGCTGGTGTTCAGTCACGGCGCCGGCTCGGCCGCGCGCCATTCGCTGGGCACCGGCGTGACCGGCGGCACGCTGGCCTCGATCACCCTGGGCCTGTTCTTCGTGCCCTTGTTCTACGTCATCGTGCGCAGCGTGTTCCCCGGCAGCAAGCATCCGCCGCTGGAGGCCACGCCATGA
- a CDS encoding nucleotidyltransferase domain-containing protein has protein sequence MDIHPLAADKRAAVLDALRDIERDHAVRILLACESGSRGWGFSSPDSDCDARFVYVHRPDWYLTVNERTGPGEAQRDVIELPIADDLDVSGWDLRKALRLVSKSNPTLLEWLQSPLVYRQDAAASAALLERARAFYSALGTWWHYFNMARSNYRGYLRGERIRTKKYLYVLRPVLACQWIERGHGMPPMAFELLLQALLPSGTLRAAIDALLAKKRIAAEIEDGPRVPAISDFLDAELARMAAAAPRLAAGSGDPRALDGVFRQLIRADA, from the coding sequence ATGGACATCCACCCGCTCGCGGCGGACAAGCGCGCCGCCGTGCTCGACGCCTTGCGCGACATCGAGCGCGACCACGCCGTGCGCATCCTGCTCGCCTGCGAATCCGGCAGCCGCGGCTGGGGCTTTTCCTCGCCCGACAGCGACTGCGATGCGCGCTTCGTCTATGTCCATCGGCCGGATTGGTATCTGACCGTCAACGAACGCACCGGACCGGGCGAGGCGCAGCGCGACGTCATCGAACTGCCGATCGCCGACGACCTGGACGTCAGCGGCTGGGATCTGCGCAAGGCGCTGCGGCTGGTGTCCAAATCCAACCCGACGCTGCTGGAATGGCTGCAGTCGCCGCTGGTCTATCGCCAGGACGCGGCCGCCAGCGCCGCGCTGCTGGAGAGGGCGCGCGCGTTCTATTCGGCGCTGGGCACCTGGTGGCACTACTTCAACATGGCCAGGAGCAACTACCGCGGCTATCTGCGCGGCGAGCGCATCCGCACCAAGAAGTACCTGTACGTGCTGCGCCCGGTGCTGGCCTGCCAGTGGATCGAACGCGGGCACGGGATGCCGCCGATGGCCTTCGAACTGCTGCTGCAGGCGCTGCTGCCGTCTGGCACGCTGCGCGCGGCGATCGACGCCTTGCTGGCGAAGAAGCGCATCGCCGCGGAAATCGAGGACGGGCCACGGGTGCCGGCGATCAGCGATTTCCTGGACGCCGAACTGGCGCGCATGGCTGCCGCCGCACCGCGCCTGGCGGCAGGCAGCGGCGATCCACGGGCGCTGGATGGGGTATTCCGGCAGCTGATCCGCGCCGACGCCTAG